The Phyllostomus discolor isolate MPI-MPIP mPhyDis1 chromosome 9, mPhyDis1.pri.v3, whole genome shotgun sequence nucleotide sequence tcccctaaatccttccctgatggtcccttcatgaccatgcctctcttaggttgtccctccctcgaggaatcttacctatcattggctaaccagtcatccactcagggccaagcagggtgaagtaaagcgGGCAGAGGCTGCGCCCCTTCTGTGAGgatgttttgtctccttagtggtttatggtcccaaggtcccctagaCACGGGGCCTTTTCACCTGTTGGCAGGGTTACAgcctctgaaaccaggcaggacagttctcAGCAGTCACAGTTCTCCTTTTAGATGTTTGGTGAAATAAAAGGACTAGTTCTTTGTTGTTCTGTGACTTAAATAGGCCTACTACTGTCAAAGAGGAATGTGCTTCCTTGATTTTAGGTGCTACTGCATGAAACTAATGATTTTCTTGTGGtgtcccccctcccactcctgccaGGAAGGGTGCTTGTGGCCTTCAGACAGCTCCGATCCTCAGCCAGGTGCCTCAGAGGTAAGGGATTGGACAAGGGAGGGGTGTAGGTGGCTGGAGGTGGCTGCTGAACCATTGTGCatagaggagggaggagagaaaaaagcATTACAACAAAATATGCGGAAAAGTCAAATGTATGACAACatagaataagaaataagaaataacatttattagccctggctggtgtggctcagtggattgagcacaggcctgcaaaccaaagggtcaccagttcgatttccagtcaggacacatgcctgggttgtgggctaggtccccaatagggggcacatgagaggcaaccacacattgctgttcctttccctctctttctctctcctttaccctctctctaaaaataaataaaatcttgaaaaagtaaGTAACTTTATTATGTccataagaataaactgacagtaaccagaggagaggtgggaagggataaaggaagggaaatggggaagggttttcaggaacatgtataaaggacacatggacaaaaccaaaagggggtTGGATCAAGGGTGGgcagtgggaatggctggggtggtgggggagggacgaaaatggagataactgtacttgaacagcaataaaaaatgtgtggaaaaaaataacataaagtcATATAGTCCaccttctaaaaaaaagaaataacatttaaattaaggCATATGCCTATAACTTAGAATCTCCTAGGGATTATTGATGCTAGTCTAAAGCTCCCTACAGAAAACAAATTGAGAATCACTGATCTTTACATGACACTATAAGTCGCTAATAATGAGTCTTGGCAGAAGTGGGCATAGTTTAAACATAGAGTATGATTCATTTCCACATCTTCAAGTTTAATAGTATGACTTAAAAACAACAGTGTCTTTTACCTTTAAGTTAAAAATACGGTATGGGAGAAGTCAATGGATtgatgcacacacatgcattatCTTTCCTCTAGAAGAATGGGTGGTGGAATAGGTGAGAAGACTATGTAAGAATTCACTTTGGAAAATATCTATAATCATATTTACTTtggaatacaaaatatttttcatgtcagTTACTAAAACTAACTATAGGGAACTTTTGTCCAGAAAGAAATAACTGGAAAGGATTAGAGACCAGAGGGAAAAAGGAGTCACTTATTCCATATTTTTCTAAGTACCTGATGGAGCAACAAGCTcctataaataattcataaattgaCCTAGTGCTTCTTACCTGTTCTAAGAACCATCAGGTGAAGTTGTAACTTTTATTTACAATGAAAACTCTGAGCAACTCCCCACTTTTCTGAATCACGGGTCTGAGTAGAAGGGGACCTGAGAAAGCAGGCAGCCCAGTCCTCTTTATTTGTAAAGGAGTAGAGGCCTGAACCAGGTCATGTGGTAAATAGGACCAGAGTGCCTTCTGCACAGCATGCTTCCACTGTGTTACTTTTTCTTGCACTCTGGAAGTTACTCTTGTATTTTACTTGACCCAGTGGGAGACATACACATAGTGTACAAATAGCATACACAATAATTCCCATTAAATCCAAATCTTCAGTTACACACAATTCTCCATTATTGAACCGTATTGGATAAGTGATAGTTTGGCAAGACGAGTGGTCTAACTcatgaagaataagaaaattacatttatggCCCTGGCCACATAACTCAGTTGTTTAGAGTATCAGCGCTataccccaaggttgtgggtttgaaacCCCATCAAAGAACatgcaagaatcaatcaatgaaggcattaataagtggaacaacaaacctgtttctctctctctctctctctctctctctttcccccaccttcctctctctaaaatcaatacattaaaacattttaagaagaacattacattttttttctgggattgTCTTTTCCTGTTGTGTTGAGTGGGGGGAAAGTTTTCAGACAGATGAGAACACAGGCCAAGTGTGAATTTTCTTGATACCATCACATTTATGACCATTATTGTGccaaaaaatatctttaagcCTTTGCTCTTTTCTTTGCAGATCATGTACCCACCTCGGTCTAGAGACAGGTTTGCTGCCCCATCCTTTATCCAGAGGGACCGGTTCAGCCGCTTTCAGCCCACCTACCCCTATGTGCAGCATGAGATTGACCTTCCCCCCACCATCTCCCTGTCTGATGGGGAGGAGCCACCTCCTTACCAGGGGCCCTGTACCCTGCAGCTCAGGGACCCCGAACAGCAGATGGAACTCAACCGAGAATCTGTGAGGGCCCCACCCAACCGAACCATATTTGACAGTGATTTGATAGACATTTCTGTGTACAATGTGGGCCCGTGCCCACCCAGCAGCAATTCAGGCATTACTGCCAGCACCTGCAGCAGTAATGGGAGGATGGAGGGGCCACCTCCAACGTACAGCGAGGTGATGGGCCACTACCCAGGAGCCTCTTTCTTCCATCACCAGCACAGCAACATGCAAAGAGGGAGCAGACTGCCATTTCAACAGGACAGCTCTGGGAGCACAATGGTGCCCATCCAGGGCAAAGATGGGAAGCCTGGGAATCTTGTCTGACCCCCCAATATTCACTTGAATTGAGAAGAAAccgaggagggaggagggctgcACAGCTCCTCTGCTCCTGGGCACAGTGCTGTCGAGTTTTACGTGCTACAACTAAGGAAAACCAAATGTGCAAATGTGGTCTTTGTTTCTGATTCCTTCCAGGGAAATTGCATGCAAACTAGACTGAAATAATACAAACTTCCATCCAGTCTGACCATAAACAGTGTTTATTTGGGGGCAGGCATAGGGAGGGGGGATAGTTTTGGCAAAGGGTGGGCATGGGAACACAGGGAAAGGGATGCTTTGAGATATCATGAAATAAAACCCAGAggtatttgatttatttaattttgaaaggaGACTACAGAGAAAGAGGCTAGAATGGCctgttttataattaaatgaataaagaaggaaGCATTACTATATATTATCATGGGGAAGAATTGGCCAGTTTGCTTTTTCTCCTAAGGTGTGGaacttttgttttcaaaatatgattCAAAattcctgttgttgttttttttttcgtGCCAAGGTAAAGTGAAGTTAGGTGAATGCAAGGAGTTAATTTGTGTTGTTATgatgatatgtttttaaaagttgcactatcttaatgtttaaaatatatataagggaactattttatgtgacatttagTATGTTGTCTTTTCACCTGTGGATTGTTATCAGGTCTGAGGAATACCCTGGAGTGTGCCCCATAATTGTGCAAGAAAAGTTGTTTGGGGACATAGCCTAACATGCCAACTTATGTAAATCAAGAAAAGTTATTATTGTAAGAATTTGCATCAGATAGCAGTACTTTACTGAAGCACTTGGAGACTTTTGGATGGAAGATGGGAAATGCCAAGTTTTAGCATTTCTGTATTGTTGAGTTATTCTGCTAGTCTTAGGCTgcccattttattaaaaatgagcaTGACACATGAATTTATACATCCAGTATCATGCAGCTGCCCTTGTCTTGCAGCAGTGGAGCTTCTTCagtaatttagatttttttcactgTAGCATGAATTATACTCagatacatacattattttatgcaataaattgtttaaaatgtaagGTGGTTATTTTTAATACAGTTGAAATAATGTGACTTCTCAGTATATTCCCatcatctctctcctttcctagATAGTTCAGTTCAATCCTGGACAGCTGGTCAGTACTTGAGAGGCTCTCAGTGGTCACTCCCCATGGAGCCTCCCAGCCTCAGTGTGTGAGTGATGCTGGCAGTGGCTTCTTCATACACAGAAAGGCCCAGAATTGACAAAAGAACACCACATTGCCAAGCATGACAATAAGCCATTGCACTTCATTAGTACTGGCACAGCATTCCTGGAGGAATGCAAACTCCTGTGGGAGTTCATTCAGCCTTTGCAGTGGTGGCCAGAACTGGACAGTCAGTTATAAAACAGTACACGATAGGGGAGCAGCTTTAAAAGCACAGGATAAAAAGCACAACATGCAGTTAAAATGCAACtagaaactaattttaaatattgttagtTTTAATATTCCtgatatttacaaatatttgttcttaTGTAAAATGAATAACTTTCTTTTGCAAAGGTAAGCATCTGGCTTTAATAATAGCACCAGCTAATAAGTCCAGAATACCGCACGATGGGAGGGCTTGTCTGTAGCAAAAGCCTGCTCTATGCAGGTTAGGTCCCTTTGGCCTCTGCATGTAACAAAATGGAATGGAATGATGATTCAGTGACTCCGATCTCTGTAGTTTTAATGCCAAATAACACATGTGTGTTTGAGTCTGTCTGTGGGTCACTGAGGTGATTTATCAGTGAGGTGACTTTGTACTATTGGCTGAGAGCTGAGGAGACTATTCTGAACTACAAATCCTGTTCGCTGCcctctgctttctgcttcttttcttggTAGGTTGCtggtttctcttttgttttgaggaTTGGACTCTTAGTTGGTTTTATTCATTTCACCCAGTAATAGCCACAGAACTAGTCAAACTctcagagagagaacaaaggtAGGCAATAGTTGGTTGGCACTCATGCTGCAGAGTCTGTCTGGAAGTGTGTTCACTGAGAGTCACAATGGGAATCCCAAGAATGAGCAGAGCCCTGGGAGCTTTGACTCAGGACCAGAGCCTCCTAACCACTCAGCTCATTGCCTAAATCACAAGCCTGTGCTTGAAAGAAACTGGCAATCTTTACAGCATGAAGCCCATCTGACCCTGTCAGGGGAAGATTAGGAAGTTCTTGTCCCAGTCAGGATCCTATTGGTGGAAGTTTGGAGTAGATTATTGGCCAGGTTTCCCCTGGTAAGATTAGCTAATTATATCATCCCAAACCTTGCCTGCAATTTTGGCAAAGTGGGTGAACCCACACTGTAACTAGCTCAAAATGTTTTTACAATCCTTAATTTCCCTACTTGCTGCAAGAATGACCTAAGGTCAGAAACTTGTCAATTCCTAGTCACTCTGCAAGTATATGAATGTTCTGCGGATGTCCATATAATTGGCAAAACAATTATTTAATTCAAATGAGTTTAATCATCCTTCAAAAGAAAGGTTCCTCCCATTAGGCCACTCTAGAGAATTGCCCTTTAGGTTAGttatttaaagacagagagacataCAAAACTATGACTTGAAATGTCTTGAGGCTGGACCTCGGTAATGAATTAGTTTAAAAGCCAAGGTCATTATTAATTCACCTTGAATTAATAATCAATTTCCTTTTGACACAGGGAAAAGGTGACTTAAATCAGTACCTCTTTCCACACCTCACTGACCTATTGTGGAAAGAAGAGTGTTTGTGAAGACGCAGCTCACACAGTGGGGCCTAATGTTCTAAAAGACTGTGTACTGTTGGAGCCCAGGGGCCCAGTTTAGAAAGCAATGATTTAGGCAATCAGTAATAGGTTGGTTATTTCAATAGAGTGTTAAAGCAAAGGATTGCACTGTTCAAAAGAATAGTTGGTAGGAACTGATATTCTGGGCATCCTGCTGTGACTTGTCCCTTGTCCCAGGGACTTCCAGGAGCATGAAACCCAACACGTGCTAAGTCCCACTTACAGAAACAGTCTTCAGGCATATATTTGCTTTTTCAGAAAGTCAGACCCTGAAACACTCCTTAGTATAAAAGAGATTTTGCTAAACtaattatgcatttaaaaagttaaagtattcttttcatttctgaccAAAATTTAGTATTAAAGAAGCTTAACAAGCATTTCCTCTGTCCTCTCCATCACATATACACAAAGACACACAGTCCACAAGAAATTTCAAGAtagcagagaaaaatatttaaaacttacaaGATTTGTCATgaggatacacacacatatacatccaCTAAACTTATGGGAGAGGAACTAGGGACCAACAGTAAATTGTAGGCCTTTTAACACCAGCATAGGAATGTGGTACACAGATGTGTCTTAAGCTTCTAAATATCTCCACTAGATCTTCCTCACCTTTATCTTCATAAGAATGAGGTGTCAACAGGCAACTACTTTTAGAAAACTTCTCATGTGGAAGAATCCATTCAAATCACTGACTTCCTCTCAGAACCAGTAGTTGTATCCTGAAATGGGCAATCCTGTATCTTCCATCCAATTGCTCTTCTCTCAAGGAAGACCTTTTTAGGGTGAGTCCTGGTGTAATGGCCTTCAGATACTGGTCCATAGCAAGAGATACACctgtccagcccctgcccctcagaAGAAAGTCCGTTCGTGCCTTGGCTACTCAGGCTCCTCCTGTGTGTTCTGGCACCTCATGTATTGTTTGCTGTGCTGGTGCTCACTCCTTGAGGTTTGATGCTAAGAACAGCAACATTCACTGCATGTT carries:
- the LDLRAD4 gene encoding low-density lipoprotein receptor class A domain-containing protein 4 isoform X1 — encoded protein: MVVVIVCLLNHYKVSTRSFINRPSQSRRQENRVQQEGCLWPSDSSDPQPGASEIMYPPRSRDRFAAPSFIQRDRFSRFQPTYPYVQHEIDLPPTISLSDGEEPPPYQGPCTLQLRDPEQQMELNRESVRAPPNRTIFDSDLIDISVYNVGPCPPSSNSGITASTCSSNGRMEGPPPTYSEVMGHYPGASFFHHQHSNMQRGSRLPFQQDSSGSTMVPIQGKDGKPGNLV
- the LDLRAD4 gene encoding low-density lipoprotein receptor class A domain-containing protein 4 isoform X2; translation: MVVVIVCLLNHYKVSTRSFINRPSQSRRQENRVQQIMYPPRSRDRFAAPSFIQRDRFSRFQPTYPYVQHEIDLPPTISLSDGEEPPPYQGPCTLQLRDPEQQMELNRESVRAPPNRTIFDSDLIDISVYNVGPCPPSSNSGITASTCSSNGRMEGPPPTYSEVMGHYPGASFFHHQHSNMQRGSRLPFQQDSSGSTMVPIQGKDGKPGNLV